A region from the uncultured Bacteroides sp. genome encodes:
- a CDS encoding aminopeptidase P family protein: MFSKETYMQRRALLKKTLGSGVLLFLGNDESGLNYEDNTFRYRQDSTFLYYFGLSFAGLSAVIDIDEDKDIIFGDELTIDHIVWMGTQPTLKEKSELVGVEQTMPSNAITNYLHKAVQKGRAIHYLPPYRAEHKIKLMEWLGLPLARQEGSLDFIRTIIKQRSYKSQEEVVEIEKACDITADMHITAMKVLRVGMKEYEVAAAMEAVALAAGGDLSFATIATVNGQTLHNHYHGNTVKSGDLFLIDAGAETPMGYAGDMSSTIPADKTFTARQKEIYDLQVAMHLESVKALKPGIPFVDVYDLSARVMVEGMKQLGLMKGDADDAVREGAHALFYPHGLGHMMGLDVHDMENLGETLVGYDGKPKSTLFGRKSLRLARPLETGFVHTIEPGIYFIPELIDLWKEQKKFADFINYDAVEGYKTFGGIRNEEDYLITETGARRLGKKIPLTTDEVEALR; encoded by the coding sequence ATGTTTTCTAAAGAGACGTATATGCAGCGCCGGGCACTGCTGAAAAAAACTTTGGGCTCCGGAGTATTATTATTTTTAGGCAACGATGAATCTGGATTGAACTATGAGGATAATACGTTCCGTTATCGTCAGGATTCCACTTTCCTCTATTATTTCGGTCTTTCTTTTGCAGGTCTTTCTGCCGTTATAGACATTGACGAAGATAAAGATATTATTTTTGGCGATGAGTTAACGATCGACCATATTGTGTGGATGGGTACTCAACCTACGCTAAAGGAAAAAAGTGAATTGGTTGGAGTAGAGCAGACGATGCCTTCGAATGCCATCACAAACTACCTGCATAAAGCAGTACAAAAAGGCAGAGCTATTCATTACCTGCCTCCTTATCGTGCAGAACATAAGATTAAACTAATGGAATGGCTCGGCCTTCCGTTGGCTCGTCAGGAGGGTTCGCTCGATTTTATCCGCACCATTATCAAACAGCGTAGCTACAAGTCTCAGGAAGAAGTTGTAGAAATAGAGAAAGCCTGTGATATTACTGCCGATATGCATATAACAGCCATGAAAGTGCTTCGTGTAGGGATGAAAGAATACGAAGTAGCCGCCGCAATGGAAGCCGTTGCGCTTGCCGCCGGGGGCGATCTTTCTTTCGCTACCATCGCTACGGTTAACGGGCAAACGTTGCACAATCATTATCATGGCAATACTGTAAAATCGGGAGATTTGTTTCTGATTGATGCCGGAGCGGAAACGCCTATGGGCTATGCGGGCGATATGTCGTCGACTATTCCGGCTGATAAGACATTCACTGCCCGTCAGAAAGAAATTTACGATCTTCAGGTTGCTATGCATCTGGAATCGGTCAAAGCATTGAAGCCGGGCATTCCTTTTGTCGACGTATACGATCTTTCGGCACGCGTCATGGTAGAGGGGATGAAACAACTTGGCTTAATGAAGGGCGATGCCGACGATGCAGTGCGTGAGGGTGCGCATGCCTTGTTCTATCCGCACGGTCTGGGCCACATGATGGGGCTTGATGTACATGATATGGAGAATCTTGGTGAGACGTTGGTTGGCTATGACGGCAAACCGAAGAGTACTCTGTTCGGACGCAAATCACTTCGACTGGCCCGTCCGTTGGAAACGGGATTTGTGCACACCATAGAGCCGGGTATTTATTTTATTCCCGAACTTATCGATTTGTGGAAAGAACAAAAGAAATTTGCCGATTTCATCAATTACGATGCGGTAGAGGGCTATAAGACATTTGGAGGCATCCGTAATGAGGAAGATTACCTGATCACCGAAACCGGTGCCCGTCGTTTGGGTAAGAAGATACCTTTGACGACCGATGAAGTAGAAGCACTGAGATAA
- a CDS encoding DMT family transporter, translating into MKQETKAIVCAGVAVLSWSTVASAFKIALMHLTPFGLLLVASCTALLIFTCTITLQRKWPLVRALCVKQWKRFAWMGLLNPVIYYLVLFRAYNLLPAQIAQPLNYTWPILLLVLLSLFSGQPIPRKKYAGMLLSLSGVALISFGSGGLNGQGISVTGVLLAFLSAFLWAAYWMFTNRNKKVDAIVALFANFLFGSLYLLIAACVAGVDLSSLYGLLSGMYVGAFEISVPFVCFGLAIRNTNNPALINQMCYLSPFLSLFFIQTVLGEQIVLSTYIGLALIISGIVFNESQKHAVVSP; encoded by the coding sequence ATGAAACAAGAGACTAAGGCAATCGTTTGTGCCGGCGTAGCTGTGCTAAGCTGGTCTACGGTTGCCTCTGCTTTTAAGATAGCCCTGATGCATCTTACTCCTTTTGGGTTGCTTTTGGTCGCTTCGTGCACGGCTTTACTGATTTTTACCTGCACCATTACTTTGCAAAGGAAGTGGCCTTTGGTAAGGGCGCTTTGTGTGAAGCAATGGAAGCGGTTTGCATGGATGGGGTTGCTCAACCCGGTGATTTACTATTTAGTCTTGTTCAGGGCTTACAATTTGCTTCCTGCTCAAATAGCCCAGCCGCTCAATTATACCTGGCCCATTTTACTGTTGGTTTTATTGTCCTTGTTCTCCGGGCAACCCATACCCCGAAAAAAATATGCCGGCATGCTTCTCTCACTGAGTGGAGTTGCACTTATCTCTTTCGGTTCGGGCGGACTCAACGGACAAGGCATTTCGGTAACGGGTGTGCTGCTCGCTTTCCTCAGCGCCTTTTTGTGGGCTGCTTATTGGATGTTTACCAATAGAAATAAAAAGGTAGATGCGATAGTGGCGCTATTTGCCAACTTCCTTTTTGGGAGCTTGTATCTTTTAATAGCAGCTTGTGTAGCGGGAGTTGATCTCAGCTCTCTTTACGGACTGTTGTCGGGCATGTATGTGGGGGCATTTGAGATTAGTGTACCGTTTGTTTGTTTTGGTCTTGCCATACGGAATACTAACAACCCTGCATTGATAAATCAGATGTGCTATCTTTCTCCGTTTCTCTCGCTTTTTTTTATTCAGACCGTGCTGGGAGAGCAAATTGTATTGTCTACTTACATCGGTTTGGCTTTGATTATTTCGGGCATTGTTTTCAATGAGAGTCAGAAACACGCTGTCGTTTCTCCTTAA
- a CDS encoding nucleoside kinase yields MKQMLQIYCKNNNIYKEFPIGSSLLDIYNGLNLNFPYQVISAKVNNRSEGLNFRAYNNKDVEFLDLRDPSGMRTYVRSLCFILFKAIHELFPEGKLYVEHPVSKGYFCNLRMGRTITLEDVSLIKKRMLEIVDENISFHRIECHTTEAIKIFNEQGMQDKVKLLESSDSLYTYYYTLGDTIDYYYGNLVPSTGYVKLFDIVKYYDGLLLRIPNKENPDILEDVIKQEKMLDVFKEYLQWSYIMKLTNAGDFNIACEKGFATDLIKVAEALQEKKIAQIADTIHDREENGNKVKLVLISGPSSSGKTTFSKRLSIQLMTNGLRPHPISLDNYFVDREQTPLDENGNYDYESLYALDLELFNQQLAALLRGEEVEIPQFNFALGRKEYNGKKLKIDDHTILILEGIHALNPELTKHINNANKFKIYVSALTTISLDDHNWIPTTDNRLLRRIIRDFNYRGYSAQETISRWPSVRAGEEKWIFPYQENADVMFNSALLFEFAVLRRHAEPILMDVPRNTPEYCEAYRLLRFIKYFIPVLDKEIPPTSLLREFLGGSSFKY; encoded by the coding sequence ATGAAACAGATGTTACAAATCTATTGCAAAAATAACAATATTTATAAAGAATTCCCCATCGGAAGCTCACTTTTGGATATTTACAATGGTTTAAATCTCAATTTCCCTTATCAGGTTATCAGCGCAAAAGTGAATAATCGCTCCGAAGGATTGAACTTCAGAGCATATAATAATAAAGACGTAGAGTTTCTCGACCTAAGAGATCCTTCCGGTATGAGAACTTACGTACGTTCTCTTTGCTTCATTCTTTTCAAAGCTATTCACGAGCTATTCCCCGAAGGCAAACTCTACGTGGAACATCCCGTATCAAAAGGCTATTTTTGTAATTTAAGAATGGGTCGCACCATTACTCTCGAAGATGTGTCACTCATCAAAAAGCGCATGCTGGAAATTGTTGATGAGAATATTTCTTTCCATCGCATAGAGTGCCACACTACAGAAGCCATAAAGATTTTCAACGAACAAGGTATGCAAGACAAGGTAAAGCTCCTCGAATCATCCGACTCGCTATACACTTATTATTATACGTTGGGAGATACGATAGACTATTATTATGGAAATCTGGTACCAAGCACAGGATACGTCAAACTTTTCGATATCGTTAAATACTACGACGGCCTGCTGCTTCGCATCCCGAATAAAGAAAATCCTGATATTCTGGAAGATGTTATCAAACAAGAAAAGATGCTCGATGTGTTCAAAGAGTATCTGCAATGGAGTTACATCATGAAACTGACCAATGCCGGCGATTTTAATATTGCCTGCGAAAAAGGATTTGCTACCGATCTGATTAAGGTGGCCGAAGCTCTTCAGGAAAAAAAGATTGCACAAATAGCCGATACCATACACGATCGAGAAGAAAACGGAAATAAAGTAAAACTGGTTCTCATATCCGGACCTTCTTCATCAGGAAAGACTACCTTTAGCAAAAGACTCTCCATACAACTAATGACCAACGGACTAAGGCCTCATCCCATTTCGCTGGACAATTATTTTGTAGATCGCGAACAAACACCACTCGATGAAAACGGAAACTACGACTACGAATCACTTTACGCACTCGATCTAGAACTCTTTAATCAACAATTGGCGGCTCTTCTGCGTGGAGAGGAAGTTGAAATTCCCCAGTTCAACTTTGCATTAGGCAGAAAGGAGTACAACGGCAAGAAGCTGAAGATAGATGACCACACCATCCTGATTCTTGAAGGCATCCATGCACTTAATCCCGAACTGACGAAGCATATCAACAACGCCAATAAGTTTAAGATATACGTCTCGGCACTAACCACCATTTCTTTGGATGATCATAACTGGATTCCCACCACAGACAATCGTTTGCTGCGCCGCATTATTCGCGACTTCAATTACAGAGGTTACTCCGCGCAGGAAACCATTTCACGTTGGCCAAGCGTGCGTGCAGGCGAAGAGAAATGGATATTTCCTTATCAGGAGAATGCAGACGTGATGTTTAATTCAGCATTGCTATTCGAGTTTGCCGTGCTACGCCGTCATGCAGAGCCCATATTAATGGACGTTCCGCGCAATACCCCCGAATACTGCGAGGCCTATCGCTTGCTCAGGTTCATCAAGTATTTTATTCCGGTGCTCGATAAAGAGATTCCGCCAACCTCGTTACTCAGAGAATTTTTGGGAGGTAGTAGCTTTAAATATTAA
- the gcvH gene encoding glycine cleavage system protein GcvH, whose protein sequence is MNFPQELKYTKEHEWIRIDGDVAYVGVTDYAQEQLGDIVFVDIPSIGETLEAGEVFGTIEVVKTISDLFLPVAGEILAQNEALEEKPELVNQDPYGIGWLVKIKPSADADFDSLLDAKEYKKTINE, encoded by the coding sequence ATGAACTTTCCACAAGAATTAAAGTACACCAAAGAACATGAATGGATTCGCATAGATGGCGACGTTGCTTATGTGGGCGTCACCGATTATGCACAAGAACAACTGGGCGACATTGTTTTTGTCGACATTCCCAGCATAGGAGAAACGCTTGAAGCGGGAGAGGTATTCGGCACCATTGAAGTCGTAAAGACCATATCAGATCTCTTTTTGCCTGTTGCAGGAGAAATTCTGGCGCAAAACGAAGCGTTGGAAGAAAAACCCGAGTTGGTAAACCAGGATCCCTACGGCATCGGATGGTTAGTAAAAATAAAACCTTCGGCCGACGCTGATTTTGATTCCCTACTAGACGCTAAAGAATACAAAAAAACAATTAATGAATAA
- the rpoN gene encoding RNA polymerase factor sigma-54 produces MAQGSRQTQSQVQQQTQTLSPQQILVVKLLELPAVELEYRVQAELLENPALEEGKEESATDELAATDAQESEIEANEYDSLNDYLTEDDIPDYKLQEKNRSKGEQAEEIPFSDATSFYEILKEQLGEQNLTKHQHELAEYLIGSLDDDGLLRKSLDSISDELAIYAGINATEQEIEEALKIIQDFDPPGLGARNLQECLSIQILRKENSPICQTELNIIEKCYEEFTRKHWDKIKQKLGLSDEEFEAAIAEITKLNPRPGSSLGEVIGRNMQQIIPDFIVETYDDGTITLNLNNRNIPELRMSKDFTVLVEEHVKNKANQTKESKEAVMFLKQKMDAAQGFIDAVKQRQNTLQTTMQAIIDLQHPFFLEGDESLLRPMILKDVAERTNLDISTISRVSNSKYVQTNYGVYSLKFFFNDGYTTEAGEEMSVREIRKILKECIDSENKKKPLTDDELADILKKKGYPIARRTVAKYRQQLNIPVARLRR; encoded by the coding sequence ATGGCACAAGGTTCCCGTCAGACACAGTCGCAGGTGCAGCAACAGACCCAGACACTTTCACCTCAGCAGATTCTGGTTGTGAAATTACTGGAACTCCCTGCTGTGGAGCTGGAATATCGTGTACAGGCCGAATTACTTGAAAATCCCGCCCTCGAAGAAGGTAAAGAAGAGAGCGCCACGGATGAACTGGCTGCTACGGATGCCCAAGAAAGCGAAATAGAGGCCAATGAATATGATTCGCTGAATGACTACCTGACTGAAGACGATATTCCGGACTATAAATTACAAGAAAAGAATCGTTCGAAAGGAGAACAAGCCGAAGAGATCCCGTTCTCCGACGCCACCTCTTTTTATGAAATCCTCAAAGAGCAACTCGGAGAACAAAACCTAACGAAACATCAACACGAATTAGCCGAATACCTTATCGGCTCGCTCGACGACGACGGGTTACTACGCAAGTCTTTAGACAGCATTAGCGATGAGCTGGCAATATATGCAGGCATTAACGCTACCGAACAAGAGATAGAAGAAGCCTTGAAAATTATTCAGGATTTCGACCCTCCCGGTTTGGGGGCACGTAACCTGCAAGAATGTCTTTCAATACAAATACTGCGAAAAGAAAATTCCCCCATTTGCCAGACAGAGCTAAACATCATAGAGAAGTGCTACGAAGAATTTACCCGAAAGCATTGGGATAAGATAAAACAAAAATTAGGATTAAGTGATGAAGAGTTTGAAGCGGCAATCGCAGAGATAACAAAACTAAACCCGCGGCCCGGAAGCTCTTTAGGAGAGGTTATTGGTCGAAACATGCAACAGATTATACCCGATTTCATTGTAGAGACGTATGATGACGGAACCATTACGCTGAATCTGAACAACCGCAACATACCCGAACTACGTATGAGTAAGGACTTTACCGTATTGGTTGAGGAACATGTTAAGAACAAGGCCAACCAGACAAAAGAGTCGAAAGAAGCGGTGATGTTCCTCAAACAAAAAATGGATGCCGCGCAAGGATTCATTGATGCCGTAAAGCAACGTCAAAACACTCTGCAAACAACCATGCAGGCTATCATCGATCTGCAACATCCCTTCTTTCTCGAAGGAGACGAATCGCTGCTACGACCGATGATACTGAAAGACGTGGCCGAACGAACGAATCTGGATATCTCTACCATCTCACGGGTAAGCAACAGCAAATATGTGCAAACCAATTATGGCGTATATTCTCTTAAATTCTTCTTCAACGACGGCTACACCACCGAAGCCGGCGAAGAAATGTCCGTTCGCGAAATACGGAAAATATTAAAGGAGTGCATAGACAGTGAGAACAAGAAGAAACCGTTAACCGATGACGAGCTGGCAGACATACTGAAAAAGAAAGGATACCCCATCGCCCGAAGAACGGTAGCTAAATATCGTCAGCAACTCAATATTCCGGTAGCCAGATTAAGACGATAA